One genomic segment of Bacteroidota bacterium includes these proteins:
- a CDS encoding ATP-binding cassette domain-containing protein encodes MDTTFPTRDEKVIDFNKVEIYQGESLILHNVNFAIDYGEFIYLIGKTGSGKSSLLKTIYADLHLHSGSAFVCGFNLAEANWKNIPYLRRKLGIVFQDFQLLMDRNVEENLEFVLRATGTSDKALIKIKIDEALRRVGLQTKGFKMPYELSGGEQQRVVIARAIINDPEIVIADEPTGNLDPDTSEDIMQLLIYLNKEYNTAILMATHNYGILDKYPSKILQCANGSINEITSTASIE; translated from the coding sequence ATGGATACAACTTTTCCCACTCGAGATGAAAAAGTAATTGACTTTAATAAAGTGGAAATTTATCAAGGTGAATCACTCATTTTGCATAATGTCAATTTTGCAATAGATTACGGCGAATTTATTTACCTGATTGGTAAAACAGGTAGCGGTAAAAGCAGTTTATTAAAAACGATTTATGCAGATCTACATTTGCATAGCGGAAGTGCATTTGTATGTGGCTTTAATCTCGCTGAAGCAAATTGGAAAAACATTCCGTATTTGCGACGCAAATTAGGAATCGTATTTCAAGACTTTCAATTGTTGATGGATAGAAATGTTGAAGAAAATCTTGAATTTGTTTTAAGGGCAACAGGCACTTCAGATAAAGCACTTATCAAAATTAAAATTGATGAAGCCCTGCGCAGAGTTGGGTTACAAACTAAAGGATTTAAAATGCCTTACGAACTTTCCGGTGGTGAACAACAGCGAGTGGTTATTGCACGTGCAATTATAAATGATCCCGAGATAGTTATTGCAGATGAACCCACTGGAAATCTGGATCCGGATACAAGCGAAGATATAATGCAGTTGTTAATTTATTTAAATAAAGAATATAACACTGCTATACTTATGGCTACACATAATTATGGAATATTAGATAAATATCCTTCAAAGATTTTGCAATGTGCCAATGGTAGCATTAATGAAATTACTTCTACTGCATCAATTGAATAA
- a CDS encoding DUF547 domain-containing protein, which produces MLSFKKFTIAFLTITFFVFNQNTFAANVHSDSNELSAPADLNEFFSNSNTFFGKYVSNGKVDYALIGKQKAELVTLINMIEKADVSKADKNTKTAFYLNAYNLLTINSVVMNMPIKSPLDVKGFFDAKPHNIAGNMITLNDIENKFLRPDPRVHFALVCAAIGCPKLMSEAYMPDKVQTQLINQTKKAMNDASFIKVDASAKTVAISQLFDWYKDDFVNNTGTVINFINKFRSTPIPADYTVTFYNYDWNLNIK; this is translated from the coding sequence ATGTTATCTTTTAAAAAATTTACAATAGCCTTTCTGACAATTACATTTTTCGTATTCAATCAAAATACGTTTGCTGCCAATGTGCACTCTGATTCAAATGAGCTATCTGCACCTGCAGATCTGAATGAGTTTTTTTCCAATTCCAATACTTTTTTTGGAAAATATGTATCAAATGGAAAAGTAGATTACGCACTTATCGGCAAACAAAAAGCAGAGTTGGTAACATTGATTAATATGATTGAAAAAGCAGATGTTTCTAAAGCGGATAAAAACACAAAGACTGCATTTTATTTAAATGCCTATAATCTGCTGACTATAAATTCTGTGGTTATGAATATGCCAATAAAATCACCGTTAGATGTAAAAGGATTTTTTGATGCAAAGCCGCATAATATAGCCGGCAATATGATAACGCTAAATGATATTGAAAATAAATTTTTAAGACCTGACCCACGTGTACACTTTGCTCTGGTGTGTGCAGCAATCGGCTGTCCTAAACTTATGAGTGAAGCATATATGCCTGATAAAGTACAAACACAATTAATTAATCAAACTAAAAAAGCAATGAATGATGCTTCCTTTATTAAAGTGGATGCTTCTGCAAAAACTGTTGCTATCTCTCAATTATTTGATTGGTACAAAGATGACTTTGTGAATAACACAGGAACGGTAATTAATTTTATAAATAAATTTCGTAGCACTCCAATTCCAGCAGATTACACTGTTACTTTTTATAATTACGATTGGAATTTGAATATTAAATAG
- a CDS encoding DUF3137 domain-containing protein, which yields MPVTSSPQLQYIFKNKLIPALYKTETLRKRIIFNYIIFGIVFLAGFALEAITWMSIGIAIVVIFVLAYTSRFGVSVSDFTNSYQSTVAQTISRDIIPNATYNYDGYHKLRLLNDAYLISGFPAQYGGMHLLTFIEYDIQCAISEIQSHTEQKNKQGFNAQLKVFNGLVGLADLHINLNDPIIIITNKLLNSAIKENSEFINVFENKDGLFIYNADQFILEKIISPEVLLIIKNYTELHRKDIFISIYKSGICIAVHASNYLQPSIIRTTYNLKPPEQYYYDLDFIYNTLHLCCSNFSKEIREI from the coding sequence ATGCCCGTAACCTCCTCCCCTCAATTACAATACATTTTTAAAAATAAATTAATACCGGCATTATATAAAACAGAAACTCTTCGCAAACGCATTATCTTTAATTATATAATCTTTGGTATTGTTTTTCTAGCAGGATTTGCTTTAGAAGCAATTACATGGATGTCTATCGGAATTGCGATTGTCGTCATATTTGTACTTGCTTATACAAGCAGATTTGGTGTATCGGTTTCTGATTTCACAAACTCTTACCAATCTACAGTTGCCCAAACAATCTCACGGGATATTATTCCAAATGCAACATATAATTATGATGGTTATCACAAACTTCGACTTTTAAATGATGCATATTTGATAAGTGGATTCCCTGCTCAATACGGCGGAATGCATTTATTGACCTTCATTGAGTATGATATTCAATGTGCCATTTCTGAAATTCAAAGTCATACGGAACAGAAAAATAAACAAGGGTTTAATGCACAGTTAAAAGTCTTTAATGGATTGGTTGGATTGGCGGATTTACATATTAATCTTAATGACCCTATAATTATTATTACAAATAAATTACTCAATAGTGCTATTAAAGAAAATTCAGAGTTTATAAATGTATTTGAAAATAAGGATGGACTATTTATTTACAATGCAGATCAATTTATTTTAGAAAAAATAATTTCTCCTGAAGTCCTGCTTATTATAAAAAATTATACAGAATTGCACCGAAAAGATATTTTTATAAGTATTTACAAAAGCGGAATTTGTATTGCCGTTCACGCTTCAAATTATTTACAGCCATCAATAATTAGAACTACTTATAATTTGAAACCACCAGAGCAATATTATTATGATCTGGATTTTATTTATAATACACTGCATTTGTGTTGCAGTAATTTTTCAAAAGAAATAAGAGAGATTTAG
- a CDS encoding TIGR00730 family Rossman fold protein, giving the protein MKKQEENNQQQKLKKTREFLSGPLSRFNELKTAFDIFKEFIKGYRALHFVGPCITVFGSARFEESHPYYQKARELGKELSDIGLTILTGGGPGIMEAANRGAFESGGISVGCNIVLPQEQQYNPYMHKWVTIKYFFVRKVLLTKYSYGFVVMPGGVGTMDEFFETLTLIQTKTIKDFPLVVIGKEYYTDILELLTKMQVNKTIDPEDLKYVLFTDDVAEAVNHIQNYIGENYQIKKLKPRRILNEKF; this is encoded by the coding sequence ATGAAAAAACAAGAAGAAAATAACCAACAACAAAAGTTAAAAAAAACACGTGAATTTCTTTCAGGACCATTATCCAGATTCAATGAATTAAAAACCGCTTTTGACATATTCAAAGAATTTATAAAGGGATATCGGGCATTGCATTTTGTCGGACCATGTATCACAGTTTTTGGTTCCGCACGATTTGAGGAATCGCATCCTTATTATCAAAAAGCCCGTGAATTAGGAAAGGAATTAAGTGATATCGGATTAACAATATTAACCGGTGGAGGTCCCGGAATTATGGAAGCTGCTAATCGTGGAGCCTTTGAATCAGGTGGAATTTCTGTGGGATGCAATATTGTGCTACCGCAAGAGCAGCAGTATAATCCTTATATGCACAAATGGGTAACTATTAAATATTTTTTTGTGCGTAAAGTTTTGTTAACCAAATATTCATATGGATTTGTGGTAATGCCCGGTGGCGTCGGAACCATGGATGAATTTTTTGAAACACTCACTCTTATCCAAACAAAAACTATTAAAGATTTTCCCTTAGTAGTAATTGGAAAAGAATATTACACAGATATACTGGAACTATTAACGAAAATGCAGGTTAATAAGACCATTGATCCGGAAGACTTGAAATATGTGTTATTTACAGATGATGTAGCCGAGGCAGTAAATCATATTCAAAATTATATTGGAGAAAACTACCAAATCAAAAAGTTAAAACCACGCAGAATCCTGAATGAAAAATTTTAA
- a CDS encoding tetratricopeptide repeat protein codes for MKKLGLAATIVLMTINIAAAQSSKVSSAITYLANGELDRAQEAIEIAAVNEKTATQAKTWFYRGKIYSAIAFDQTGKFTDLSDKPLDVAMESFQKAMSMPDVKNLKSQMLIEYQYLQMGYFNQGAQAYGNKDFEKAYTSFSKSSEANMLQLEIDPTMAIDTGVIFNTGLTAEKIGKTEEAIAIFQRLVDMKYNEPYVYQSLSDLYSSKGMEDKALEVIETGRKAFPQNEALIISELNYYLNKGNVGDIVDKLEEAIAIDPDNIQLYFALGNANGELIKTASLESGTPSSTVKTCVGEPQSIAKDESNMNFIKEVWKYDGYSITMEGGKVLSFDGDTKKINDVIKKCSNPEQAQAYFDAAVNAYQRAIALQPENFEANLNLGALYYNKAIELNKYMINLPLDADAEYTAMEKKRNGLYTQALPYFEAAHKTSPADIPTMQALKEIYAKTGNMTKVNEMKLLLGE; via the coding sequence ATGAAAAAATTAGGTTTAGCAGCCACAATAGTATTAATGACGATAAACATTGCTGCAGCTCAATCAAGCAAAGTTTCTTCCGCCATCACATATCTGGCAAATGGAGAACTTGACAGGGCACAAGAGGCAATTGAAATTGCAGCCGTGAATGAAAAAACCGCTACTCAGGCAAAAACCTGGTTTTATAGAGGAAAAATTTATTCCGCTATAGCATTTGATCAAACCGGAAAATTTACTGATCTATCAGATAAACCGCTTGATGTGGCAATGGAATCTTTCCAAAAAGCTATGTCAATGCCTGATGTTAAAAATTTAAAAAGTCAAATGTTAATTGAGTATCAATATCTACAAATGGGATATTTTAATCAAGGAGCACAAGCCTATGGCAATAAAGATTTTGAGAAAGCTTATACATCTTTTTCTAAATCTTCCGAAGCCAATATGTTGCAGTTAGAAATAGATCCTACTATGGCAATAGATACTGGCGTAATCTTTAATACCGGATTAACAGCAGAAAAAATTGGGAAAACTGAAGAAGCAATTGCGATATTTCAGCGCTTAGTAGATATGAAATATAATGAACCATACGTCTATCAATCATTATCTGACTTATATTCTTCCAAAGGCATGGAAGACAAGGCATTAGAAGTTATTGAAACTGGACGGAAAGCATTTCCACAAAACGAAGCTCTTATTATTTCGGAGTTAAATTATTATCTCAATAAAGGGAATGTGGGTGATATTGTTGACAAATTAGAAGAAGCTATCGCCATTGACCCGGATAATATTCAATTGTATTTTGCTTTAGGAAATGCAAATGGCGAACTTATTAAAACCGCAAGCTTAGAATCTGGTACTCCATCAAGCACTGTTAAAACTTGTGTAGGCGAACCACAATCTATAGCAAAAGATGAGTCAAATATGAATTTTATTAAAGAAGTATGGAAATATGATGGCTATTCAATTACAATGGAAGGTGGTAAAGTGTTATCCTTTGATGGTGATACTAAGAAAATTAATGATGTAATTAAAAAATGTAGTAATCCGGAACAAGCACAAGCCTATTTTGACGCTGCAGTTAATGCATATCAAAGAGCAATAGCTCTGCAGCCAGAAAATTTTGAAGCAAATCTGAACTTGGGTGCATTGTATTATAACAAGGCAATTGAATTGAACAAGTATATGATTAATTTGCCTTTAGATGCTGATGCCGAATATACAGCTATGGAGAAAAAACGCAATGGTTTATATACTCAAGCATTACCTTATTTTGAAGCTGCACATAAAACCAGCCCGGCAGATATTCCAACTATGCAAGCTCTAAAAGAAATATATGCCAAGACTGGCAATATGACTAAAGTAAATGAAATGAAGCTTTTATTAGGGGAGTAA
- the gyrA gene encoding DNA gyrase subunit A, which translates to MSDGERIIPINIEEEMKTAYIDYSMSVIVSRAIPDVRDGLKPVHRRVLFGMHDLGVNYNKPYKKSARIVGEVLGKYHPHGDTSVYDAMVRMAQDWSMRYPLVDGQGNFGSVDGDSPAAMRYTEARFQRITEDIISDLEKDTVDFTNNFDDTLKEPSVMPSRIPNLLVNGSSGIAVGMATNMLPHNLTEICNGIIAFIKNREITTLELMEYVKGPDFPTGGQIYGVDGILESFETGRGRIVVRGIAEIESMANNREQIIITEIPFQVNKSVLITKMAELVNEKKIEGISDIRDESNREGFRIVIELKRDGVAAVILNQLYKYTQLQSSYGVNNICLVNGRPKLLGLKQIIEQFVLFRHEVVVRRTQFELRKAEERAHILEGLMIALDHLDEVIALIRGSKTPDDAREGLISKFGLSEIQAKAILEMRLQRLTGLERDKIKLEYEEVMAQIKRLKEILDNEDIRMQIIVDEVNEVLERFGDKRRTSITAAEGELSIADLINEEDVVITISHMGYIKRTAATEYRRQGRGGTGFKGSETRDEDFIEHIFIASTHDTMLFFTQQGKCFWLPVYQIPEGSRTSKGRAMQNLINLPPGDKVMATIDIHDLKDEEFINSHYLIFCTKKGVIKKTTVEAFSRPRTNGIIAINIKDEDQLLEVKLTNGKLDIMMAVKSGRAIRFPEGKVRPMGRNSTGVRGIRLANEADEVVGMICVDKENMDTTVLVVSEKGYGKRTNLVDPEDGGDVYRVTNRGGKGVSTIKITEKTGKLIALKAVTDQNDLIIITENGIAIRMGVDSLRKMGRATQGVRLISLKGTDQIASVTRIDREEEVVINDEEIPGTEEEQTNEE; encoded by the coding sequence ATGTCAGACGGAGAAAGAATTATTCCCATAAATATCGAAGAAGAAATGAAGACTGCCTACATTGATTATTCAATGTCGGTAATCGTGTCCCGGGCAATTCCGGATGTACGTGACGGATTGAAACCCGTTCACCGCAGAGTGCTGTTCGGTATGCACGATCTGGGTGTTAATTATAACAAGCCTTATAAAAAATCCGCTCGTATTGTAGGAGAGGTGCTCGGTAAATATCACCCGCATGGTGATACATCTGTGTATGATGCAATGGTACGGATGGCTCAAGACTGGAGTATGAGATATCCTTTGGTGGATGGTCAGGGTAACTTCGGTTCTGTTGATGGCGATTCACCTGCCGCAATGCGTTATACAGAAGCTCGTTTCCAGAGAATTACAGAAGATATCATCAGCGACCTTGAAAAAGACACCGTTGATTTTACTAATAACTTCGATGATACTTTAAAGGAGCCTTCGGTAATGCCATCCCGAATTCCTAATTTATTGGTGAATGGGAGCAGTGGTATTGCTGTCGGTATGGCTACTAATATGTTGCCCCATAACCTTACTGAAATCTGTAACGGCATAATCGCATTCATTAAGAATAGAGAGATAACCACTTTAGAATTAATGGAATATGTAAAAGGTCCGGATTTCCCAACTGGGGGCCAAATCTATGGAGTGGATGGGATTTTGGAAAGTTTTGAAACAGGTAGAGGGCGCATCGTGGTTCGGGGCATTGCCGAAATTGAATCAATGGCAAACAACCGTGAACAAATCATTATTACTGAAATTCCTTTTCAGGTGAATAAGTCAGTGTTGATAACAAAAATGGCCGAACTGGTTAATGAAAAGAAAATAGAAGGCATTTCTGATATACGGGATGAAAGCAACAGAGAAGGATTTCGTATTGTAATTGAATTGAAAAGGGATGGAGTTGCCGCTGTTATTTTAAATCAATTGTATAAATACACGCAGCTTCAATCATCTTATGGTGTTAATAATATCTGCCTTGTAAATGGCCGACCTAAATTGTTGGGCTTAAAACAGATAATTGAGCAATTTGTATTGTTCAGACATGAAGTGGTTGTGCGCCGTACTCAATTCGAACTGCGTAAAGCTGAAGAAAGAGCACATATTCTGGAAGGATTGATGATTGCTTTAGACCATCTAGATGAAGTAATTGCTTTAATACGAGGTTCCAAAACACCGGATGATGCGAGAGAGGGACTTATCAGCAAATTTGGTTTATCTGAAATTCAGGCTAAAGCAATTCTGGAAATGCGTTTGCAGAGATTAACTGGACTTGAGCGTGATAAAATAAAACTTGAGTATGAAGAAGTGATGGCGCAAATAAAACGCCTGAAAGAAATTTTGGATAATGAAGATATCCGCATGCAGATTATTGTGGATGAAGTGAATGAAGTGCTAGAAAGATTCGGTGATAAACGCAGAACTAGTATTACTGCCGCCGAAGGTGAGCTTTCCATTGCTGATCTGATTAATGAGGAAGATGTGGTAATCACCATTTCACATATGGGATATATTAAACGGACCGCTGCAACTGAATATCGCAGACAAGGTCGTGGTGGAACAGGCTTTAAGGGAAGTGAAACAAGAGATGAGGATTTTATAGAGCATATCTTCATTGCCTCCACACACGATACAATGTTATTCTTCACACAACAAGGCAAATGTTTCTGGTTACCTGTGTATCAAATTCCTGAAGGCAGCAGAACTTCCAAAGGAAGAGCTATGCAAAACCTAATAAATCTGCCTCCTGGAGATAAAGTTATGGCCACCATTGATATTCATGATTTAAAAGATGAAGAATTTATCAATTCGCATTACTTGATTTTCTGTACTAAAAAAGGTGTTATTAAAAAAACTACTGTTGAAGCCTTTTCCAGACCAAGAACGAATGGTATTATTGCTATCAATATTAAAGATGAAGATCAGTTGCTTGAAGTAAAACTTACCAATGGCAAACTTGATATTATGATGGCGGTTAAATCGGGAAGAGCAATTCGATTCCCTGAAGGAAAAGTGAGACCAATGGGAAGAAATTCCACCGGCGTTAGAGGAATTCGATTAGCAAATGAAGCTGATGAAGTAGTAGGAATGATCTGTGTTGATAAGGAAAATATGGATACTACAGTATTAGTAGTTAGTGAAAAAGGTTATGGAAAACGCACCAATCTGGTAGATCCGGAAGATGGAGGAGATGTTTACAGAGTTACAAACCGAGGGGGTAAAGGTGTTTCTACAATTAAGATTACAGAAAAAACTGGCAAGCTGATTGCATTAAAGGCAGTTACAGATCAAAATGACCTAATCATAATAACCGAAAATGGAATTGCAATAAGAATGGGAGTGGATAGCCTAAGGAAAATGGGCCGAGCTACTCAAGGAGTTAGGCTCATTAGTTTGAAAGGTACAGACCAAATTGCATCTGTAACTAGAATTGACCGAGAAGAAGAAGTTGTTATTAATGATGAAGAAATTCCAGGAACTGAGGAAGAACAAACCAATGAAGAATAA
- a CDS encoding S9 family peptidase, whose product MKKYIFLLATVFMLQFASAQNVMTPELLWSLGRVNAECVSADKSAVIYSVKYYDQASNSGESNLYAVNISNGNVKQLTSTPGIEYNVITLPNRKMGYLLNSQLWQAEWDGSAAKQITNYAAGLDNVKFSNDGSSIIFSGEVKTGKTLADMYPEYPKADVNIIDDLMFRHWDIWEDENSSHVFYAKWNNGNISEVVDIMENEPYDCPTKPWGGAEDFIWGQDGKTIIYVTKKLTGKEYAVSTNSDIFQYSIEGKSTRNLTSENMGYDTRPVLSPDGKWIAYLSMKTAGNEADKNRMMILNTSTYEITNISEMLDESVDALYWSPDSKQIFMQQPNKGTISLFAFDWDGFNKGLKKYPIEPVINGYSDVTGVVGFTDTEIIFTRTDMNHAAEIFGFNKSKNEVRQISKVNDAVYNSIALSKVESHWIKTTDNKEMLVYVILPPNFDPNKKYPTILYCQGGPQSPVSQFYSFRWNFQLMAANGYVIIAPNRRGMQGHGVEWNAAISKDWGGQPIGDYLSAIDWAKKDLDYVDDDRCGAVGASYGGYSIFMLEGVSDGRFKSFIAHDGVFNLQSMYGATEELWFTNWEMDGPYWETSAANEKSYSEFNPIEHVDKWKTPILIFQGGKDFRVTEDQAFQAFTAAQLLGLKSKLVYFPNENHWILSYQNAMIWHKEFYGWLKATL is encoded by the coding sequence ATGAAAAAATATATTTTTTTATTGGCAACAGTATTTATGTTGCAATTTGCTTCTGCTCAGAATGTAATGACTCCTGAATTATTATGGTCGCTGGGCAGAGTAAATGCAGAATGTGTGTCGGCTGATAAAAGCGCAGTTATTTATAGCGTGAAATATTATGATCAAGCCTCCAATTCTGGTGAAAGTAATTTGTATGCAGTAAATATTTCCAATGGAAATGTAAAGCAATTGACGAGTACACCTGGAATAGAATACAATGTAATTACTCTTCCAAATCGTAAAATGGGATATTTATTAAATAGCCAATTATGGCAAGCCGAGTGGGATGGAAGTGCAGCGAAACAAATCACAAATTATGCAGCGGGATTAGACAATGTGAAATTTTCAAATGATGGCTCAAGTATAATTTTTTCGGGTGAAGTAAAAACCGGAAAAACTTTGGCAGATATGTATCCGGAATATCCAAAAGCAGATGTGAATATTATAGATGATTTGATGTTTCGTCATTGGGATATTTGGGAGGATGAAAACAGCTCCCATGTATTTTATGCAAAATGGAATAATGGAAATATTTCGGAAGTAGTAGACATTATGGAAAATGAACCCTATGATTGTCCGACAAAACCTTGGGGTGGTGCTGAGGATTTTATTTGGGGTCAAGATGGGAAAACTATTATTTATGTTACAAAAAAATTAACTGGTAAAGAATATGCGGTAAGTACAAATTCCGATATTTTCCAATATTCGATTGAGGGTAAAAGCACTCGAAACCTTACGTCTGAAAATATGGGATACGATACGAGACCAGTGTTAAGTCCCGATGGAAAATGGATTGCATACTTAAGTATGAAAACTGCTGGTAATGAAGCGGATAAAAATCGGATGATGATATTGAATACATCCACTTATGAAATAACAAATATTTCAGAAATGTTAGATGAATCAGTTGATGCGTTGTATTGGAGTCCGGATTCAAAACAAATTTTTATGCAACAACCAAACAAAGGCACCATCAGTTTATTTGCTTTTGATTGGGATGGTTTCAATAAGGGATTAAAGAAATATCCCATTGAACCTGTTATCAATGGATACTCTGATGTTACTGGTGTTGTAGGATTTACTGATACAGAAATAATATTCACTCGCACGGATATGAATCATGCTGCAGAAATTTTTGGATTTAATAAATCTAAAAATGAGGTGCGACAAATATCAAAAGTGAATGATGCTGTATATAATTCTATTGCTTTAAGTAAAGTTGAATCACATTGGATAAAAACAACTGACAATAAGGAGATGTTAGTTTATGTAATTCTTCCTCCCAACTTTGATCCCAACAAAAAATACCCTACAATTTTATATTGCCAGGGCGGCCCTCAAAGTCCGGTGAGTCAGTTTTATTCTTTTCGTTGGAATTTTCAATTGATGGCAGCAAATGGATATGTGATAATAGCTCCAAACAGAAGAGGGATGCAAGGTCATGGTGTTGAATGGAACGCAGCAATTAGTAAAGATTGGGGAGGCCAACCAATCGGAGATTATTTAAGTGCCATTGATTGGGCAAAGAAGGACTTAGATTATGTGGATGACGATCGTTGTGGTGCAGTAGGAGCCAGCTATGGCGGATATTCTATATTCATGTTAGAGGGTGTGAGCGATGGAAGATTTAAATCATTTATAGCACATGATGGTGTATTCAATTTGCAAAGTATGTATGGAGCCACCGAAGAATTATGGTTTACTAACTGGGAAATGGATGGCCCTTATTGGGAAACAAGTGCAGCAAATGAAAAATCATATTCTGAATTCAATCCAATTGAACATGTAGATAAATGGAAAACACCAATTCTTATTTTTCAAGGAGGAAAGGATTTCAGAGTTACTGAGGACCAGGCGTTTCAGGCATTCACCGCAGCGCAATTATTAGGATTAAAAAGCAAATTGGTGTATTTCCCCAATGAAAATCATTGGATACTTTCTTATCAAAATGCAATGATCTGGCATAAGGAATTTTATGGTTGGCTGAAAGCGACATTATGA
- a CDS encoding SDR family oxidoreductase → MFRKLWMTGADGALGKYVTDRLIAEGWEIHAAVHNTKTEEELMQNFHHHINHRVFPYLCDLTDQDSVERFFHNSGMADGLVHIAGGFVANEDFGSTSSHDFDNIFRLNTYSTFLLLKYAMPILKMQGRGTIVTMGAKPGLHPTSSNAVYAASKAGVISLSQTAAEEGRPFNVRVNCIVPAVINTPSNMKWGSEEAAKKWTPPEDIGDLISFLTSNKSSGITGAVIPMFGKLHT, encoded by the coding sequence ATGTTCAGAAAATTATGGATGACAGGAGCGGATGGGGCATTAGGAAAATATGTTACTGATAGATTAATCGCTGAAGGTTGGGAAATACATGCTGCTGTTCACAACACAAAAACAGAAGAAGAATTGATGCAGAATTTTCATCATCATATTAATCATCGAGTTTTTCCATATCTATGTGATTTAACAGATCAGGATTCTGTTGAAAGATTTTTTCACAACAGTGGAATGGCGGATGGCCTTGTACATATCGCCGGTGGATTTGTTGCAAACGAAGATTTTGGCTCAACATCATCTCATGATTTTGATAATATTTTTCGTTTGAATACATATTCAACTTTTTTATTATTAAAATATGCAATGCCGATTTTAAAAATGCAAGGTCGTGGAACAATAGTTACTATGGGAGCAAAACCCGGTTTACATCCCACTTCATCCAATGCTGTTTATGCTGCATCAAAAGCAGGCGTTATTTCTTTAAGTCAAACGGCTGCAGAAGAAGGCAGACCATTTAATGTGCGTGTAAATTGTATTGTGCCTGCTGTAATAAATACCCCTTCAAACATGAAATGGGGAAGTGAAGAGGCAGCAAAGAAATGGACACCACCTGAAGATATCGGCGATTTAATATCTTTTCTTACTTCAAATAAATCATCAGGAATTACAGGTGCTGTTATTCCAATGTTTGGAAAACTACATACTTAA
- a CDS encoding MotA/TolQ/ExbB proton channel family protein encodes MFNTLLQITTDTLSNTGIETADQEKLSLIALMMKGGIIMIPIGILFLVTVFVFFERYFTIRRAGKGDSHFMLNIRDYISNGNVEAAKMLCKNTETPYARMIEKGIRRIGTPLKNIEVAIENVGKLELYRMEKNLAVLAMIAGIGPMIGFLGTVTGMIRAFYDMSVSDQISPKLLSSGIYEAMVTTVAGLIVGILANIAYNSLLSLVEKVIYKMEATSVEFMDLLQEPA; translated from the coding sequence ATGTTTAACACCCTTTTGCAAATAACTACCGACACCTTGTCTAATACAGGTATCGAAACTGCTGATCAGGAAAAACTCTCTTTAATTGCCCTTATGATGAAGGGTGGAATTATTATGATTCCAATAGGTATTTTATTTCTCGTAACAGTATTTGTTTTTTTTGAAAGATATTTTACTATCAGAAGAGCTGGAAAAGGAGACAGTCATTTTATGTTGAATATTCGTGATTATATTTCTAATGGCAATGTGGAAGCAGCAAAGATGTTATGTAAGAATACAGAAACACCTTATGCCCGCATGATTGAAAAGGGTATTCGCAGAATTGGAACACCATTAAAAAATATTGAAGTCGCCATTGAAAATGTAGGTAAGCTTGAACTCTATCGAATGGAAAAAAACTTAGCAGTTCTTGCAATGATTGCAGGTATTGGTCCGATGATCGGATTTCTCGGTACAGTTACTGGAATGATACGTGCATTTTACGATATGAGTGTAAGCGATCAAATTTCACCTAAATTATTATCCTCAGGAATTTATGAAGCGATGGTTACAACTGTTGCAGGTTTAATAGTGGGGATTTTGGCGAACATCGCATATAACTCTTTGCTTTCTCTCGTTGAAAAAGTAATTTATAAAATGGAAGCTACTTCAGTTGAATTTATGGACTTACTTCAAGAACCCGCATAA